ATCACCAATCCTCAAACTCAAAATTTCATCAGTCCAAATCGATGAAAAACAAGCTAAAACTTATCATCAAACAACATTTCTCCCTCAAAAAAAGCCCAAACATTCACACAATCCAAATACCACCACACCTCCAAAACCAAACCAAATCAGCAAAATCTTCGCCTCATTGGACAATTTCATCACCGATTTCATCGACCTCCCTCTCCGCCCCTCCATCGACCCCCACCACGTCCTCTCCGGCAACTTCGCCCCCGTCCCCGAGCATCCCCCGACCCCCTGCCCCGAGGTCAAGGGCACCCTCCCCCTGGCCTTAAACGGCACCTACATCCGCAACGGCCCCAACCCCCAGTTCTTCCCCCGCGGGCCCTACCACATGTTCGACGGCGACGGCATGCTCCACGCCGTCACCGTCTCCGGCGGCCGCGCCATATTCTGCAGCCGCTTCGTCAAGACCTACAAGTACAGCCTCGAGAAGGAGGTCGGGTCTCCGGTCATCCTCAACGTCTTCTCCGCCTTCAACGGCCTCCCCGCCTCCCTCGCGCGGTGCTCCGTCACCTTCGCCCGCTTCCTCCTCCGCCAGTACGACCCCCGCCGCGGCGTCGGCGGCGCGAACACCAGCCTCGCCTTGATCAGCGGGAAATTGTTCGCTCTAGGGGAGTCTGATCTCCCCTACAGAGTGGAGATAACACCAGACGGAGACATCGTCACCATAGGCCGCCACGAGGCCTTTGGTGAGCCGTACATGACAATGACGGCTCACCCTAAGACGGACGCGGAGACAGGAGAGGTCTTCGCGTTCCGCCACAGCATAAACGCTCCGTATTTATCCTTCTTCAGGATAAATGCGGAGGGGATCAAGCAGCCGGAAATTCCGATTGCGTCGCTGAATGAAGCTTCTCTTGTTCACGATTTCGCGATCACGAGAAATTACGCGGTGTTTCCCGATCCGCAGATCGTGATCAAGCCGGCGGAGATCGTGAGGGGGCGGGCGCCGCTGAGGATTGATGCGGCGAAGGTGCCGAGGCTGGGGATCGTTCGGCGCTGCGAGGAGAGCGGCGGCGAGATGTGGTGGGCGGACGTGCCGGGGTTTAATATGATGCACGCCGTGAACGCGTGGGAGGAGGACGGCGGCGACACCGTCGTGGTGGTGGCGTCGAATGTGCAGCCGGTGGAGCATGTGCTGGATCGGATTGATTTGATTCACTCTTCCGTGGAGAGGGTGGAGATAAATGTCGGGGACAGGAGTGTGCGGCGGCGAGCGGTGGCTGTCGGAAATCTGGATTTCGCCGTCATCAATCCGGCTTACGTTGCGAAGAAAAACAGGTATTGAAAAGGAACcgtttatttaaatttaattaattccataTGGAgttgttaattttataaaaaaaacacttaaTTTCCTTAATTTGATGTTTTTACGTTTTCGAATCCCTAACCGCCATGGCCGTATTGTTTAGTAGCTAAATATAGGTAGTAGAAAATAGAATCGAACTCTTTCTAGCAAATTACTCCATACTTAGATTCCATATGGAGTAGCCAAATTATTCCATATGGAGTACAAAATTAAGTAAATGGATAAAGATTTGTGGGGACAAGATTTTTTTTGCCACACTTACATTTCAAGTTAACAAAGATTCAAATGGAAAGAGACTTAGATTCTGTCTTCATATTTCTCCCGACATTGCGTGCACTCTTCCATAACTATTTAGTGGAGTACAATAAACGGTTTAATTATAAATTCTTTATAGTTTcaaatgaaattgaaattttattgaTTATCACAAATTGTATCTGAAATGTTTGTTGAATAACATAATCTCTT
This portion of the Salvia splendens isolate huo1 chromosome 10, SspV2, whole genome shotgun sequence genome encodes:
- the LOC121750791 gene encoding probable carotenoid cleavage dioxygenase 4, chloroplastic; protein product: MEALSSSFLQAYPLNHTPSSPSPILKLKISSVQIDEKQAKTYHQTTFLPQKKPKHSHNPNTTTPPKPNQISKIFASLDNFITDFIDLPLRPSIDPHHVLSGNFAPVPEHPPTPCPEVKGTLPLALNGTYIRNGPNPQFFPRGPYHMFDGDGMLHAVTVSGGRAIFCSRFVKTYKYSLEKEVGSPVILNVFSAFNGLPASLARCSVTFARFLLRQYDPRRGVGGANTSLALISGKLFALGESDLPYRVEITPDGDIVTIGRHEAFGEPYMTMTAHPKTDAETGEVFAFRHSINAPYLSFFRINAEGIKQPEIPIASLNEASLVHDFAITRNYAVFPDPQIVIKPAEIVRGRAPLRIDAAKVPRLGIVRRCEESGGEMWWADVPGFNMMHAVNAWEEDGGDTVVVVASNVQPVEHVLDRIDLIHSSVERVEINVGDRSVRRRAVAVGNLDFAVINPAYVAKKNRYVYAAIGAPMPKIGGVVKIDLSLSTKDSGDCTVARRIYAPGCYGGEPFFVAREPDNPEAAEDDGYLVTYLHDENSEESKFIVMDAKSPNLDVIAAVKLPGRVPYGFHGIFVPRNTNS